ACGAGAACTAGTCGGTCGCGCCGGTCTGAGCGCAAGTCCGCTGGTCGAAGCGGGGTCGGGCAGCGATGCCCGACCCCGCATCCTTACTCAGAAGGGGATCCCATGTCACTGCTGACAGTCGACGACAAAGACACGGCGGAGCTGCCGAAGACCACGCATGGGGTGGATGCCAAGGGGCGTCGACTCACGCGGATCGCGGTCGTCGCAGGTTTCGTCGCCATCGCCGCGGTGCTGTTCCTGCTCATCATCTCGGCACCGGTCGAAGACCCGGCCCGCATCGCCCTCGGCCCGGTCTCGCTGAACAACTTCTTCCTCTGGCTGGGCGGACTGCACCCGCTCGTCCAGATCCCCGCGGTGCTGCTCGTCTTCGGGCTCGTCGTGGGCATCGTGCTCGTGCTGATCGAGTTCGCGCCGCGTCCCGGCAAGGGGTACTTCATCATGCGGCTGGTGGCGTGCCTCGTCATCCCCGTGCTGGCGCTGCTGCTGCTGCGCCCCTACTCGAACGCGGTGCTCTACGTCGTCGCGATCGCGCTGCTCTCGGGCGCCCTGCTGTTCTTCGCCGACTACCGTTCGCGCCAGGGCGCGGGCTACCTCTTCCAGCTCGTCCTGTTCATGGCCCCCGCGGCGATCATGCTGCTGCTCGGCCTGATCTACCCCGCGATCGCGACCTTCGTGAAGTCGTTCTTCGACAAGAGGGGCGAGGAGTTCGTGGGGCTCGAGAACTACATCTGGGTGTTCACCAACCCGGTCGGAACGTGGTCGGTGATCAACACCCTGATCTGGGCGCTTCTGGCCCCCACGATCTCGGTGGCCTTCGGACTCGCCTACGCGGTCTTCATCGACCGCGCCCGCGGTGAGAAGGTGCTGAAGGTCCTGGTCTTCATGCCGGTCGCCATCTCGTTCGTCGGCGCGGGCATCATCTGGAAGTTCATGTACGACTACCGGCAGGGCGACCAGCTCGGCCTGCTGAACGCGATCGTCACGATGTTCGGCGGCGACCCGGTGAACTGGCTGGCCGTCGAGCCGCTGATCAACACGTTCATGCTGCTGATCGTGTTCATCTGGACGCAGACCGGCTTTGCGATGGTGATCCTCTCGGCCGCGATCAAGGCCGTCCCTGCCGAGCAGCTCGAGGCCGCCGAGCTCGACGGCACGAACGCCTGGCAGCGGTTCTGGAACGTCACCGTTCCCGGCATCCGCTCCTCGCTGATCGTCGTGCTCACGACGATCACGATCATGTCGCTGAAGGTCTACGACATCGTCGCCGTCATGACCGGCGGTCGTGACAACACCACCGTGCTCGGCTTCGAGATGGTCAACCAGCAGCAGCGCTTCCAGAGCTACGGGCACTCGTCGGCACTCGCCGTGGTGCTGTTCATCTTCGTGCTGCCCCTGATCATCTACAACGCCCGGTCGCTGACCAAGCAGAGGGAGATCCGCTGATGACCGTCACAGAAGCCGTCGTCCGCGACACGCGCACCAAGCGGCAGGTCGCCCGCGACACTCGCCGCAACGAGGCGATCGCCCATAAGAAGCTGACGTCGAAGGGCGCCACGATCGCCGCGGTGATCATCGCGGTGTTCTGGACCATCCCGACCTTCGGTCTCTTCGTCACCTCGTTCCGCCCTGGCGCCGACACCCAGTCCACCGGGTGGTGGACCGCCTTCACCAACCCCGAGTTCACGCTCGAGAACTACGCGGAGGCGCTCACGGCCGGCGGCACGTCGACCACGCTCGCCACGGCGTTCATCAACTCGCTGGCGATCACCATCCCCGCGACCGTGTTCCCGATCGTGATCGCCGCGCTCGCGGCCTATGCGTTCGCCTGGATCGACTTCAAGGGCCGCAACCTGCTGTTCGTGTTCGTCTTCGCGCTGCAGATCGTGCCGTTGCAGATGGCCCTCGTGCCGCTGCTGAGCCTGTTCTCGGAGGGGCTCACCATCAACGACGTGATGGTCTTCCCCGGGCTCACGCTCAACGACGTCGAGTTCAGCTTCGCTCGCGTGTGGATCGCGCACGCGATCTTCGCTCTGCCGCTCGCGACGTTCATGCTGCACAACTTCATCGCCGAGATCCCGGGTGACATCGTCGAGGCCGCACGCGTCGACGGGGCGGGTCACGGACAGGTGTTCTTCCGGATCATCCTGCCCCTGGCGATGCCCGCCGTCGCCTCGTTCGGCATCTTCCAGTTCCTCTGGGTGTGGAACGACCTGCTGGTCGCGACGATCTTCGCGTCGCCCGGCGCGCTGCCGATCACCCAGGCGCTGAACTCGCTGTCCGGCACCTGGGGCAACCGCTGGTTCCTGCAGTCGGCCGGAACGTTCATCTCGATCATCGTGCCGCTGATCGTGTTCTTCGCCCTGCAGCGGTTCTTCGTGCGCGGCCTGCTGGCCGGCGCGACGAAGGGCTGATCGCCAGGCGGTCTCAGCCGAGCAGCACCAGCAGGACGTGCGACGGCTGCTCGGCCTCGAGCTCGTGCAGCACCCCGGCGGTGACGGTGATCGTACCGCCGGGGGAGAGCACGTGCTCCGTCTCCGCCACCCGGAACCGGATGGCACCCGCGACGACCTGCACGAGGATCGGCACGGGCGCGCGATGCTCGCGCATGGTCGTGCCGGCGTCCATCGTCAGCATCCGGATCTTGAACCCGTCGCCGTCGAGCACGCGGTGCGGGCGCACCCGGCCGGGTTCGACGGCATGCGCGTGGACGAGATCGGCGGCCGAACCGCCGAGAAGCATGAAGGGATCGGCGCTCATAGCCGAAGATTAGCGCGCTCTCGGGGCAGAATGGGCTGATGAGAAGACGAACGCTGCTGATCGCCGGAAGCGCGACACTCACCCTGGCCGCGCTTCTCGGAGTGCTCGTCGTTCTGCTTCCTCGAGGTGCGACCATCGGGCTCGACGTGTTCTGGAACGACCTCATGTCGCAGGTGCGTCAGGAGTGGATGCTGTCGGCCGCCTATCTGCTGAACTGGATCGGTGGGGGATGGGTGGCCATCATGCTCGTGCCGCTGCTGGTCGTGCTGCTGCTCGTGCTGCTGCGCCGATGGCGGGGAGCGGTCTTCGCGGCGATCGCGTTCGTGGTGAGTGCCGGGCTCACTCAGCTGCTCAAGGAGATCTTCGCCAGAGCGCGCCCGGACGACATGCTGGTCACTTCGGACTTCGGATCATTCCCCTCCGGGCATACCTCCAACGCCGCGACCATCGCCATGGTCCTCTGGCTCGTCTTCCCGCGCGTGTGGGTGGCGATCGTGGGAGCGGCGTGGGTCGTGGCGATGGCGCTCTCGCGCACGCTCCTGGCCG
The window above is part of the Microbacterium sp. nov. GSS16 genome. Proteins encoded here:
- a CDS encoding carbohydrate ABC transporter permease is translated as MSLLTVDDKDTAELPKTTHGVDAKGRRLTRIAVVAGFVAIAAVLFLLIISAPVEDPARIALGPVSLNNFFLWLGGLHPLVQIPAVLLVFGLVVGIVLVLIEFAPRPGKGYFIMRLVACLVIPVLALLLLRPYSNAVLYVVAIALLSGALLFFADYRSRQGAGYLFQLVLFMAPAAIMLLLGLIYPAIATFVKSFFDKRGEEFVGLENYIWVFTNPVGTWSVINTLIWALLAPTISVAFGLAYAVFIDRARGEKVLKVLVFMPVAISFVGAGIIWKFMYDYRQGDQLGLLNAIVTMFGGDPVNWLAVEPLINTFMLLIVFIWTQTGFAMVILSAAIKAVPAEQLEAAELDGTNAWQRFWNVTVPGIRSSLIVVLTTITIMSLKVYDIVAVMTGGRDNTTVLGFEMVNQQQRFQSYGHSSALAVVLFIFVLPLIIYNARSLTKQREIR
- a CDS encoding carbohydrate ABC transporter permease, whose translation is MTVTEAVVRDTRTKRQVARDTRRNEAIAHKKLTSKGATIAAVIIAVFWTIPTFGLFVTSFRPGADTQSTGWWTAFTNPEFTLENYAEALTAGGTSTTLATAFINSLAITIPATVFPIVIAALAAYAFAWIDFKGRNLLFVFVFALQIVPLQMALVPLLSLFSEGLTINDVMVFPGLTLNDVEFSFARVWIAHAIFALPLATFMLHNFIAEIPGDIVEAARVDGAGHGQVFFRIILPLAMPAVASFGIFQFLWVWNDLLVATIFASPGALPITQALNSLSGTWGNRWFLQSAGTFISIIVPLIVFFALQRFFVRGLLAGATKG
- a CDS encoding cupin domain-containing protein codes for the protein MSADPFMLLGGSAADLVHAHAVEPGRVRPHRVLDGDGFKIRMLTMDAGTTMREHRAPVPILVQVVAGAIRFRVAETEHVLSPGGTITVTAGVLHELEAEQPSHVLLVLLG
- a CDS encoding phosphatase PAP2 family protein, with product MRRRTLLIAGSATLTLAALLGVLVVLLPRGATIGLDVFWNDLMSQVRQEWMLSAAYLLNWIGGGWVAIMLVPLLVVLLLVLLRRWRGAVFAAIAFVVSAGLTQLLKEIFARARPDDMLVTSDFGSFPSGHTSNAATIAMVLWLVFPRVWVAIVGAAWVVAMALSRTLLAVHWITDTLGGALVGASAALLVGAFVLSWASLGWTPTTAPMTRSHRDEDPSVP